A genomic stretch from Mycosarcoma maydis chromosome 3, whole genome shotgun sequence includes:
- a CDS encoding putative acetyl-CoA C-acyltransferase precursor, whose protein sequence is MAFRSSPVARKGLQSLLQKRADDVVFTTALRTPIARMKKGFKDAYPEELLAHVLQRTRERLESRGVDKNIIEDICTGTVLMELGGAKSGRMAALHAGMPITSAYKTVNRQCASSLQSITDIANAIRAGEIQCGIAAGVESMTRNYGSRAIPVDLSPWLKESESVDARDCILPMGETSERVAEQWNISRERQDQFAAESHRKADAAQQDGRLASEIEPIEVRWIDTETGKEGKKLISQDEGIRPGTTLESLGKLKPFMRADGRSTAGNSSQVSDGAVALTMARRDVAEAAGMEILGRWVGTATKGVKPDVMGIGPAEAVPKLLERFQLKTDDVDLWELNEAFASQSLMVMDTLKLDAAKVNPKGGAIALGHPLGASGGRLVTSLLAELRRTGQQVGVATLCCGTGYGKASLVIAE, encoded by the coding sequence ATGGCTTTTCGAAGTAGCCCTGTTGCACGAAAAGGCTTGCAGAGCCTTTTGCAAAAGCGAGCCGACGATGTCGTGTTTACCACCGCGCTGCGAACGCCCATCGCACGTATGAAGAAGGGCTTCAAAGATGCTTACCCCGAAGAGCTCCTCGCACACGTGCTGCAACGCACCCGTGAAAGGCTCGAATCTCGCGGCGTTGACAAGAATATCATCGAAGACATTTGCACGGGCACCGTCTTGATGGAGCTCGGTGGAGCCAAGTCGGGACGTATGGCAGCACTTCACGCCGGTATGCCCATCACTTCGGCTTACAAGACAGTCAACCGACAATGCGCTAGTTCGCTGCAGAGCATCACTGAcatcgccaacgccatCCGAGCTGGAGAAATCCAGTGTGGTATTGCGGCAGGTGTTGAGTCGATGACGCGCAATTACGGCTCGCGAGCTATCCCGGTCGATCTGAGCCCGTGGCTCAAGGAGTCTGAGTCCGTCGACGCGCGCGACTGCATCTTGCCAATGGGCGAGACTTCGGAACGAGTGGCGGAACAATGGAACATCAGCCGTGAGCGACAAGACCAGTTCGCTGCCGAGTCGCACCGCAAAGCCGATGCTGCCCAGCAGGATGGACGCCTCGCATCCGAGATCGAACCCATCGAGGTGCGCTGGATAGACACAGAGACGGGCAAGGAGGGCAAGAAGCTGATCAGCCAGGATGAAGGCATCCGCCCAGGTACCACGTTGGAATcgcttggcaagctcaagcctTTTATGCGCGCTGATGGTAGGAGCACCGCCGGCAACTCGTCGCAAGTGAGCGACGGAGCCGTTGCGCTCACAAtggctcgacgagatgtAGCCGAAGCGGCGGGGATGGAGATCTTGGGCCGTTGGGTAGGCACTGCTACCAAGGGCGTCAAGCCAGATGTGATGGGTATTGGGCCCGCCGAGGCTGTGCCCAAACTGCTCGaacgcttccagctcaAGACGGACGACGTGGATCTCTGGGAGCTCAACGAGGCGTTTGCATCTCAGTcgttgatggtgatggacacgctcaagctggaTGCTGCTAAGGTGAACCCGAAGGGTGGCGCGATTGCGTTGGGTCACCCGTTGGGCGCCTCGGGAGGACGATTGGTGACGAGTttgcttgccgagctgcgcAGGACGGGTCAACAGGTGGGTGTAGCTACGCTCTGCTGTGGTACTGGCTACGGTAAGGCATCGCTCGTCATTGCCGAGTAG